A genome region from Coffea arabica cultivar ET-39 chromosome 7e, Coffea Arabica ET-39 HiFi, whole genome shotgun sequence includes the following:
- the LOC113698041 gene encoding nudix hydrolase 18, mitochondrial-like, whose product MELKNMVALVSRTGRHLQRYERGCRQVVGCIPYRIKLANKATLVDEDSLEVLVITAQRKGKGVLFPKGGWETDEDIFEAAERETVEEAGVVGDVQKFLGHWNFENQNKESFMFAMLVREQLEFWPEQDKRQRIWMSVAEARKECKQKWMKDALENLVKWLTDEAPLASSSPSQERRSNL is encoded by the exons ATGGAACTGAAGAACATGGTAGCCTTGGTTTCTCGTACAGGAAGACATTTGCAGCGTTACGAAAGAGGTTGTCGCCAAGTCGTCGG ATGCATTCCCTATAGAATAAAGCTTGCCAATAAGGCCACTTTGGTGGACGAGGATTCCCTGGAAGTTCTTGTCATTACTGCACAGAGAAAAGGCAAAGGAGTGCTGTTCCCAAAG GGAGGTTGGGAAACAGATGAAGACATTTTTGAGGCTGCAGAACGTGAGACAGTGGAGGAAGCTGGGGTGGTAGGCGATGTTCAG AAGTTCCTGGGACACTGGAATTTTGAGAACCAAAATAAGGAGAGTTTCATGTTTGCAATGCTAGTCAGAGAGCAACTAGAATTTTGGCCAGAGCAAGACAAACGCCAAAGAATTTGG ATGAGCGTGGCAGAGGCTAGGAAAGAATGCAAGCAGAAGTGGATGAAAGATGCCTTAGAGAATTTAGTGAAATGGTTAACTGATGAGGCCCCGTTGGCCTCTTCTTCCCCAAGCCAGGAGAGGAGATCCAACTTGTAA